TCAAAGTTCTTAGAATTATTTTCTGCGTCTCACAATTCATGTAATCTCAGTTACAAATTAGAtccatcagtccataaaaccacatctcagatgtccaatTTCAGCCTTCTAGTCaaattttcttttgtctgtgttcttttctaagtaacagcttcctgacagctacagATCTATTCATCCTTGTCTTCACAGTGGCACGATGGACataaacacctgtggatttttcaaaatcttaagcaagagtggagtttgatttcctcctctctctttcttaagtgataagctttaaatactgtttatttgatgataacagttttggtggtctaccgggtcttgcacagttgtcaGGAGTTGTCTttatatcttttaatcatttttgtcaaacttcagttttggaaagtcctgtttttccacatattttcctgactttcctcttccttactTAAGTAGATTATCACATATCTAATGTTCTCTGAGAATTCTcccaaaatataataatttgtcCTTAATGGttattttaactggaaataaaGGAACCAAAAGGCTTTTAGCTATTAACTGTGGTGGTCTAGTGATTAGGGGAAAACTGCAGATGAGTGCTTATAGTGAAATATCCTAATTCCATTCAACGACTGGTAAGAAATGTTCCAGAATATCTACCTTGCAAGTAACAGTCAACAATTTGGCTAAACTGATGTTTGTGTACTGCCTGACAAACAAACATAtaggaaataaaaagaaaggaatCAGCACATTACTTTGAGGGGGGAGTTCTGGAAGAGCCTCTGTTTGTCGGTGGCTTTCTGGGCTTTTGATGCGTGGGCAGAGGAGTAAAACTTGACGATTGCGTAAAAACCTGGCGCGGCCACTGCAGCATTGGGACACACTTTCACCAGGTAGAGAGCTCCAAAAGCTGAGTACACACTCCATAGCGCCTCCTAGCAAAGGTGGAGGATAGTGCAAGAGAAAAGACAGCTTTTGAATTAAAGTGAACCTTTAAGTAAAACTAGACTGTCTAAATTGTCCTACTGCTGTCCTTGGTGGGCTATgcaggggaggggggggggtttcaatttgacattttatcttttttctatCTGatcttttttatcattttatcatttttatcatcACAAATGTCATATACatcatataatataaataaaatacaccaCAGAACATTCAATGTCCTGGATATTGTCAGTCATTAAATGACACAGACTAAATGCATGCTTCACTAAAAAGAGAACCTAATTAGTCGAGCTTTATTGGCTTTAGTGCAGTGCAACATGTGATGCTGAATAAAAAATTATTGCactcatatttttttatatgtttcaAAGGGGCGCTACCAGTGCTTTGGGATTACACGCCcacttatcaaacctcagaaaaaatcATTATGAATACGAATCGTGGTAAAAATCCAATATCGTAATATTGCTTTTCTGCCATGTCGCCCAGCCCGTACTGTAGTAACTGAACATTTTGATAGTAGTCGGAACGATGTCGTCAGCTGGAAACAAGAGGAAACGAAATTGAAATTAGCGTCTTGTTCCTCAGCTGctttccggtccaccttaaacgtACAGTCCCCTGAATGTAAACGCTGCAGCTTTTAAGAGGGAACAGAAATTTGCGGttagaagctggcgaataggaagctcATTTCAGCCTCGTAAACATAGGTGTGTGTTCATGACTGCAGCGACCTAATGCTGCTATTTACTTACATATATAAACGCTTCTGAAAGGGATGCTTGTATGTCCCAGATGAAAatggttttgttgttttcaacTGGCACCCTGAACTCAACGAGGTCTACTTCGATGTCCATTGAATCTCAGCGCCTGTCACATTAAACGAGGGCACTGCAGCGTTGGACCTGCTTTTCTTAAGATTTTACTGACAGAATAAGAGCCCTGCTTCGAAGTGAATCACCGAAAATACGGCCAAAGTGCCGTGACATGATGATAACCGCTATAACACCACTTACAAGTTTATGCAGGCTAGTTTTAGCGGTGCTAAGTAGTGATACAAAAACGACAGCGACTTTCTCCGCTGAGAACACTTCCGTAAACAGACTGGAAGTTCCCGCGCGATTTCAGAACAGATACGTCAGACCTACGTAGGGAAAAGCGCTTGGGCGCATGCGCGGAATCGTGAACATGTCCTTTTCCTTAGCATTGAGCGGATTACTGATCATAAGTGAcgtcttatttttcttttttttgatcCATATTCATTTGATACAATAAGATAAGTAAACAGGATAACAAGGTtacaatacatatacacatacagacatctTGCATGAGGTAAATACAGTATATCttactgttgtttattctcagttgtgtaggtggggagacgaaagctctgtagacactatctggatttaaacatgaacaactttatttcaaattaataagATAGTGTTAAAGCCCTGTGAGAGTCCCGAAGGCCGAATATGGGAACTCTAACTTTTTCAAACTGCCTCTGCTCTTATATGGTGAAtgtacgcgcacacacacacacacacacacacacacacatccatacattcccataaggaaacatctggaaaagcttaAATCTTAAATCTCTCATATGATTGGAATGCTATTCTATACATTAGCTCCCTCTCTTGAAGGAGGGGGCGAGAGAGGCcctcaacagaacacacacacgttaACAGAGGAAAGAGAGCTTAACAGTACATAAAGataacagatataaaaatataaagaacatgaataaacatgaatataacaatataacaaatacaagatGAGTGTAAAGACTCCTCATTACAATACATATATCAAACTGAGGTGTCGTAGTTGTAAAAGTCACCTTTAAATGAGTTGGAATTGGGGTTTCTATTTTTGATTAAATTTCATGGATAAAATATTAACCAAGAAAAATGAACCGATTAATTAAACAGCAGGTATCCTTATTGCagactttttaaaacaaaataacaaaactttCTATCCATGTTATAATGTTCATTTATATGTCCAGTATACTTCATTGTCTTCACTGTCTCAAGTTCTTAGAAGGGGTGCAGTTGGAAAGCAGGTGTTCAATACGTTCATTGTTCTCACCCCAAAAGTTACACACATCCTCCACCTGTGGGTTATACTTTGAGATGAGAAAGAGGAGGGGTGCCCACCAAAAATAGTTAGCATAAAagtgaaatgtataaaaaaccTGCTTAAGTAACTTATTATCCCCTACAGACATGCAGTGAAACATGCAGCGCCTACCATTATAGGAGCTGACAATTGTTAGTCTCTTTTTGGGACCCCTTTAGTCTGAAATAAAGAGTTGTAAACCAGTCCAGGTGGAGAACCAACAAAATAGTCATATTAATCCACAAAAAGAGAATTGTGATAGGAACTGATTGATGAGGATTAAAATGGATTGAGGAAAAGCTACATTCCTTTCCTCACTAATATATGGTACCTATGGGTACCATGCAAAACTGTCAAACAGTTTGATGTTCTCTCTAGAATCTGAAACCCCACTAACCATGTATTTTGCTACAGACCCGAGTATAAAATTCACAAACAATCAAAGATCATACTGCAGAGAACAGCTTTATTTGAACAACAGCACAAAGCATTATACACAAGAATAGATGGAGATGACTAATAAGACAAATATAGGCTCTGATATGAAAATAAATTTGGAATATGTCTCACAATCATTTATCCAGGAGCTTATTCATCCATCCAGAAGTTAATAtgattgtttcattttcataacCGTCTTTTTGTCTTTACAATAATTAATAACTAATTTGACCAAAATGTACAAATTTAGGCCAGTAAAGATATCTCTTACTTCTACTTTTCGAAATAAAGCCATATTTATTGCATAGCACCACTTTGAAATATGTCCCACTTTCAGCTTCACAGCTGTGGAGACAAATACATGACATTCATCAATCTACTATACTTATGAATGGATGAATTCTCTTTGGCAAGCAGAATACAGATGTTTTGAGAAAGTGGCAAGTACATTTAGCCATGCCTGAACACAATGGTGGTTAACTGGCTTTTGCAGCTTGTCCAAGAGCCGATTTTGTGTTCCGTTTtgaaaggataaagagagaatTTGACAACAGAAAACCTGTCCAAGATCAGCGCAAGAGGGCAAGCAGATCACAGGCTGTGGCTAATTGTGCTTTGCTGTCCCCTACAGGGTGCAGTTGGAATCAAGGGACCTCCTACAGTTGGCCACCCTCAGATAGGTCTCCACTTTGTGCATGTCTTTCTTGAAGCAGGCCAGCAGACGGAAGCTTTTTCTGAGGCTGCTATCACCCAAGGTCTGGTAGAAGTCTTCAAATGGTAGGGGCAGAGACTCATTGTCATCCATGTTGGGTTGGCCATCCAGACATCCCTATAGAGTTTATCATAGGGACAATCACAAAGAGTGGATATCTAAAGTTAACAGCAGGCTGtagtctttttttctgtgtgatCAGGGTTAGTAAGTTACAGCATTACACTGACCTTTATAAGCACACTAATGCCCACTTTCAGGTCAGCCAGCTTCTCTGTAATCTGGTTGGGGTTTCCGAGGATCCTGCTGGGGTACTCCCAAGACTCGATCAGGCGGTATGAGATGTGCAGCAATTTCAGCACCTTATAGAAAATGTGATATGTAAGGCTTGGATCAAAATCTGCATGTTTTTAACACAAATTAAGCCTAATCCTGGACTACAAATCATTACACTTGAAGATTATCCACTAAAAGGTAAATGTAGTACAAAACTAGCTGTAATCCCTGTCTGGGAAACCAACCCTATTTGTAATATTACACTATAAATATAAGGTTCCCACATGATCTGGAAATATCAGTAAAACTGCTAAATTTGCCCGTTAAGTCACTACCATTAATATCAGAAACTTTCTGTCCCAAAATAATAATGGCATATTGGAATTTACAGAGCTCTTCTGGGTCTCGTCCTTGCCAGTGGGGGCTTCAATGGAGTCAGAATTGCAGAAGGACAGGGGGAAAATCTTGCTCAGCTGTCTGCGTTCCTCAGGTAACAGACTTTCCTCCTTCAGAATGGCAACACAATAAGCAAAACAGTTGTCTTGTTAAGATGTACCTGATTAAAATGAACTTAACTGTGCTTCTTTGTGACAAGTGTGGGTTCTCTTATTGGTCCCATTTTTAAAGGAATTCTCTACCATTTTCAGTCTAATCTCTGTCTGTTGCATCCATTTTGTACCATGGATAATAATGTACTTGTacttaaaaacagaacagaaaaaagcatttaaaagggaaaaagGGGTACTCTGGGAAATGTAGTGTCTGTAGTGAGTTGGTGTGGCCCATTAAAATGCTA
This portion of the Pygocentrus nattereri isolate fPygNat1 chromosome 1, fPygNat1.pri, whole genome shotgun sequence genome encodes:
- the gh1 gene encoding somatotropin encodes the protein MAKGLVLLSVVVASVFVSQGSTSENQRLFNNAVIRVQHLHQLAAKMISDFEESLLPEERRQLSKIFPLSFCNSDSIEAPTGKDETQKSSVLKLLHISYRLIESWEYPSRILGNPNQITEKLADLKVGISVLIKGCLDGQPNMDDNESLPLPFEDFYQTLGDSSLRKSFRLLACFKKDMHKVETYLRVANCRRSLDSNCTL